From Magnolia sinica isolate HGM2019 chromosome 13, MsV1, whole genome shotgun sequence, one genomic window encodes:
- the LOC131222430 gene encoding beta-glucosidase 12-like isoform X2, translated as MAHGRGPVLFEVLVLLGSLSCGGGAPAREDRRPINRSSFPPGFIFGTSSSAYQCEGAAEEDGKGISIWDTYTRAHPDKIKGRGNGDIAVDSYHRYKEDVKIMKEMGMDAYRFSISWTRILPLIPDGRLSGGVNEEGIKYYNNLINELLSNGIQPFIAIFHWDFPQSLEDEYGGFLSSKVVTDFRDYADICFREFGDRVKHWITLNEPWMYSVGAYAWGTYAPGRCSSWESGNCSVGNSATEPYIVAHHLLLAHAAAVRHYRDKYQEFQKGIIGIINIAHWYVPVSTSNSDYVAAQRAIDFMIGWFMDPLTYGEYPPIMRSYVENRLPKFTKEQSDMLRGSFDFMGLNYYTSNYAAQVSLSDTIRVSYATDSHVNVTVERNGIPIGPQAASTWLYVYPQGIRDMLVYLKKRYNNPVIYVSENGVDEFNNDSLSLEEALQDNMRIDYYHRHLLFVQSAIRDGVDVRGYFAWSLLDNFEWADGFTVRFGLNYVDYKDGLKRYPKQSALWFQQFLRGCEGRENSISSA; from the exons ATGGCGCATGGAAGAGGACCTGTCCTATTTGAAGTCCTCGTTCTGCTGGGCTCCTTGTCATGTGGTGGAGGTGCCCCAGCACGTGAGGACCGACGTCCGATAAATCGGAGCTCCTTCCCGCCGGGCTTCATTTTCGGGACCTCGTCTTCTGCTTATCag TGCGAAGGAGCAGCTGAGGAAGACGGCAAAGGCATCAGCATATGGGATACTTACACGCGCGCACAcccag ACAAAATAAAGGGCCGAGGCAATGGAGATATAGCCGTGGATTCGTATCATCGCTACAAG GAAGATGTGAAGATAATGAAGGAAATGGGGATGGACGCATACAGATTTTCCATATCTTGGACCCGAATATTGCCTC TAATCCCAGATGGAAGGCTGAGTGGAGGAGTAAACGAGGAAGGCATCAAGTATTACAACAACCTCATCAACGAGCTCTTATCCAACG GTATACAGCCCTTCATAGCAATCTTTCACTGGGATTTTCCGCAGTCGCTTGAGGACGAGTATGGAGGTTTCTTGAGTTCCAAAGTCGT GACCGATTTCCGAGACTACGCAGACATATGTTTTAGAGAATTTGGAGATAGGGTGAAGCACTGGATCACCTTGAATGAGCCGTGGATGTATAGCGTTGGTGCGTATGCGTGGGGCACCTACGCTCCCGGGCGCTGCTCTTCTTGGGAAAGTGGTAATTGCAGCGTTGGGAATTCTGCAACGGAACCGTACATTGTGGCACACCATCTGCTTCTTGCACATGCAGCCGCTGTAAGACACTACAGGGACAAGTATCAG GAATTTCAAAAGGGCATTATAGGAATAATCAATATCGCCCACTGGTATGTGCCCGTGTCCACATCTAATTCCGACTATGTTGCTGCCCAACGAGCTATAGACTTTATGATTGGATG GTTTATGGATCCTTTAACCTATGGTGAATATCCACCCATCATGAGATCTTACGTGGAAAATCGGCTACCAAAATTCACAAAAGAGCAATCTGATATGTTGAGAGGATCCTTCGATTTCATGGGCCTAAATTACTATACTTCAAACTACGCAGCTCAGGTTTCTCTTTCTGATACCATCCGAGTAAGCTACGCAACTGATTCACATGTTAATGTCACAG TGGAGCGAAATGGGATCCCCATTGGCCCTCAG GCTGCTTCAACATGGCTGTATGTGTACCCACAGGGAATCCGAGATATGTTGGTCTACCTAAAGAAGAGATACAACAACCCCGTTATTTATGTTTCTGAGAACG GAGTAGATGAGTTCAACAACGATTCCTTGTCACTGGAGGAAGCGTTGCAGGACAACATGAGGATCGACTATTACCATCGCCATCTTTTATTTGTTCAAAGTGCCATCAG ggatggtgtggatgtgaggGGCTACTTTGCATGGTCATTGTTGGACAACTTTGAATGGGCAGATGGCTTCACCGTTAGATTTGGGCTTAATTATGTAGATTATAAAGATGGTCTGAAGAGATACCCAAAGCAATCCGCCCTTTGGTTCCAGCAGTTTCTTAGAGGGTGTGAAGGTAGAGAGAATTCCATCTCCTCCGCATGA
- the LOC131222430 gene encoding beta-glucosidase 12-like isoform X10, producing the protein MAHGRGPVLFEVLVLLGSLSCGGGAPAREDRRPINRSSFPPGFIFGTSSSAYQCEGAAEEDGKGISIWDTYTRAHPDKIKGRGNGDIAVDSYHRYKEDVKIMKEMGMDAYRFSISWTRILPRIQPFIAIFHWDFPQSLEDEYGGFLSSKVVTDFRDYADICFREFGDRVKHWITLNEPWMYSVGAYAWGTYAPGRCSSWESGNCSVGNSATEPYIVAHHLLLAHAAAVRHYRDKYQEFQKGIIGIINIAHWYVPVSTSNSDYVAAQRAIDFMIGWFMDPLTYGEYPPIMRSYVENRLPKFTKEQSDMLRGSFDFMGLNYYTSNYAAQVSLSDTIRVSYATDSHVNVTVERNGIPIGPQAASTWLYVYPQGIRDMLVYLKKRYNNPVIYVSENGVDEFNNDSLSLEEALQDNMRIDYYHRHLLFVQSAIRDGVDVRGYFAWSLLDNFEWADGFTVRFGLNYVDYKDGLKRYPKQSALWFQQFLRGCEGRENSISSA; encoded by the exons ATGGCGCATGGAAGAGGACCTGTCCTATTTGAAGTCCTCGTTCTGCTGGGCTCCTTGTCATGTGGTGGAGGTGCCCCAGCACGTGAGGACCGACGTCCGATAAATCGGAGCTCCTTCCCGCCGGGCTTCATTTTCGGGACCTCGTCTTCTGCTTATCag TGCGAAGGAGCAGCTGAGGAAGACGGCAAAGGCATCAGCATATGGGATACTTACACGCGCGCACAcccag ACAAAATAAAGGGCCGAGGCAATGGAGATATAGCCGTGGATTCGTATCATCGCTACAAG GAAGATGTGAAGATAATGAAGGAAATGGGGATGGACGCATACAGATTTTCCATATCTTGGACCCGAATATTGCCTC GTATACAGCCCTTCATAGCAATCTTTCACTGGGATTTTCCGCAGTCGCTTGAGGACGAGTATGGAGGTTTCTTGAGTTCCAAAGTCGT GACCGATTTCCGAGACTACGCAGACATATGTTTTAGAGAATTTGGAGATAGGGTGAAGCACTGGATCACCTTGAATGAGCCGTGGATGTATAGCGTTGGTGCGTATGCGTGGGGCACCTACGCTCCCGGGCGCTGCTCTTCTTGGGAAAGTGGTAATTGCAGCGTTGGGAATTCTGCAACGGAACCGTACATTGTGGCACACCATCTGCTTCTTGCACATGCAGCCGCTGTAAGACACTACAGGGACAAGTATCAG GAATTTCAAAAGGGCATTATAGGAATAATCAATATCGCCCACTGGTATGTGCCCGTGTCCACATCTAATTCCGACTATGTTGCTGCCCAACGAGCTATAGACTTTATGATTGGATG GTTTATGGATCCTTTAACCTATGGTGAATATCCACCCATCATGAGATCTTACGTGGAAAATCGGCTACCAAAATTCACAAAAGAGCAATCTGATATGTTGAGAGGATCCTTCGATTTCATGGGCCTAAATTACTATACTTCAAACTACGCAGCTCAGGTTTCTCTTTCTGATACCATCCGAGTAAGCTACGCAACTGATTCACATGTTAATGTCACAG TGGAGCGAAATGGGATCCCCATTGGCCCTCAG GCTGCTTCAACATGGCTGTATGTGTACCCACAGGGAATCCGAGATATGTTGGTCTACCTAAAGAAGAGATACAACAACCCCGTTATTTATGTTTCTGAGAACG GAGTAGATGAGTTCAACAACGATTCCTTGTCACTGGAGGAAGCGTTGCAGGACAACATGAGGATCGACTATTACCATCGCCATCTTTTATTTGTTCAAAGTGCCATCAG ggatggtgtggatgtgaggGGCTACTTTGCATGGTCATTGTTGGACAACTTTGAATGGGCAGATGGCTTCACCGTTAGATTTGGGCTTAATTATGTAGATTATAAAGATGGTCTGAAGAGATACCCAAAGCAATCCGCCCTTTGGTTCCAGCAGTTTCTTAGAGGGTGTGAAGGTAGAGAGAATTCCATCTCCTCCGCATGA
- the LOC131222430 gene encoding beta-glucosidase 12-like isoform X4, whose amino-acid sequence MAHGRGPVLFEVLVLLGSLSCGGGAPAREDRRPINRSSFPPGFIFGTSSSAYQCEGAAEEDGKGISIWDTYTRAHPDKIKGRGNGDIAVDSYHRYKEDVKIMKEMGMDAYRFSISWTRILPHGRLSGGVNEEGIKYYNNLINELLSNGIQPFIAIFHWDFPQSLEDEYGGFLSSKVVTDFRDYADICFREFGDRVKHWITLNEPWMYSVGAYAWGTYAPGRCSSWESGNCSVGNSATEPYIVAHHLLLAHAAAVRHYRDKYQEFQKGIIGIINIAHWYVPVSTSNSDYVAAQRAIDFMIGWFMDPLTYGEYPPIMRSYVENRLPKFTKEQSDMLRGSFDFMGLNYYTSNYAAQVSLSDTIRVSYATDSHVNVTVERNGIPIGPQAASTWLYVYPQGIRDMLVYLKKRYNNPVIYVSENGVDEFNNDSLSLEEALQDNMRIDYYHRHLLFVQSAIRDGVDVRGYFAWSLLDNFEWADGFTVRFGLNYVDYKDGLKRYPKQSALWFQQFLRGCEGRENSISSA is encoded by the exons ATGGCGCATGGAAGAGGACCTGTCCTATTTGAAGTCCTCGTTCTGCTGGGCTCCTTGTCATGTGGTGGAGGTGCCCCAGCACGTGAGGACCGACGTCCGATAAATCGGAGCTCCTTCCCGCCGGGCTTCATTTTCGGGACCTCGTCTTCTGCTTATCag TGCGAAGGAGCAGCTGAGGAAGACGGCAAAGGCATCAGCATATGGGATACTTACACGCGCGCACAcccag ACAAAATAAAGGGCCGAGGCAATGGAGATATAGCCGTGGATTCGTATCATCGCTACAAG GAAGATGTGAAGATAATGAAGGAAATGGGGATGGACGCATACAGATTTTCCATATCTTGGACCCGAATATTGCCTC ATGGAAGGCTGAGTGGAGGAGTAAACGAGGAAGGCATCAAGTATTACAACAACCTCATCAACGAGCTCTTATCCAACG GTATACAGCCCTTCATAGCAATCTTTCACTGGGATTTTCCGCAGTCGCTTGAGGACGAGTATGGAGGTTTCTTGAGTTCCAAAGTCGT GACCGATTTCCGAGACTACGCAGACATATGTTTTAGAGAATTTGGAGATAGGGTGAAGCACTGGATCACCTTGAATGAGCCGTGGATGTATAGCGTTGGTGCGTATGCGTGGGGCACCTACGCTCCCGGGCGCTGCTCTTCTTGGGAAAGTGGTAATTGCAGCGTTGGGAATTCTGCAACGGAACCGTACATTGTGGCACACCATCTGCTTCTTGCACATGCAGCCGCTGTAAGACACTACAGGGACAAGTATCAG GAATTTCAAAAGGGCATTATAGGAATAATCAATATCGCCCACTGGTATGTGCCCGTGTCCACATCTAATTCCGACTATGTTGCTGCCCAACGAGCTATAGACTTTATGATTGGATG GTTTATGGATCCTTTAACCTATGGTGAATATCCACCCATCATGAGATCTTACGTGGAAAATCGGCTACCAAAATTCACAAAAGAGCAATCTGATATGTTGAGAGGATCCTTCGATTTCATGGGCCTAAATTACTATACTTCAAACTACGCAGCTCAGGTTTCTCTTTCTGATACCATCCGAGTAAGCTACGCAACTGATTCACATGTTAATGTCACAG TGGAGCGAAATGGGATCCCCATTGGCCCTCAG GCTGCTTCAACATGGCTGTATGTGTACCCACAGGGAATCCGAGATATGTTGGTCTACCTAAAGAAGAGATACAACAACCCCGTTATTTATGTTTCTGAGAACG GAGTAGATGAGTTCAACAACGATTCCTTGTCACTGGAGGAAGCGTTGCAGGACAACATGAGGATCGACTATTACCATCGCCATCTTTTATTTGTTCAAAGTGCCATCAG ggatggtgtggatgtgaggGGCTACTTTGCATGGTCATTGTTGGACAACTTTGAATGGGCAGATGGCTTCACCGTTAGATTTGGGCTTAATTATGTAGATTATAAAGATGGTCTGAAGAGATACCCAAAGCAATCCGCCCTTTGGTTCCAGCAGTTTCTTAGAGGGTGTGAAGGTAGAGAGAATTCCATCTCCTCCGCATGA
- the LOC131222430 gene encoding beta-glucosidase 12-like isoform X12, whose translation MKEMGMDAYRFSISWTRILPHGRLSGGVNEEGIKYYNNLINELLSNGIQPFIAIFHWDFPQSLEDEYGGFLSSKVVTDFRDYADICFREFGDRVKHWITLNEPWMYSVGAYAWGTYAPGRCSSWESGNCSVGNSATEPYIVAHHLLLAHAAAVRHYRDKYQEFQKGIIGIINIAHWYVPVSTSNSDYVAAQRAIDFMIGWFMDPLTYGEYPPIMRSYVENRLPKFTKEQSDMLRGSFDFMGLNYYTSNYAAQVSLSDTIRVSYATDSHVNVTVERNGIPIGPQAASTWLYVYPQGIRDMLVYLKKRYNNPVIYVSENGVDEFNNDSLSLEEALQDNMRIDYYHRHLLFVQSAIRDGVDVRGYFAWSLLDNFEWADGFTVRFGLNYVDYKDGLKRYPKQSALWFQQFLRGCEGRENSISSA comes from the exons ATGAAGGAAATGGGGATGGACGCATACAGATTTTCCATATCTTGGACCCGAATATTGCCTC ATGGAAGGCTGAGTGGAGGAGTAAACGAGGAAGGCATCAAGTATTACAACAACCTCATCAACGAGCTCTTATCCAACG GTATACAGCCCTTCATAGCAATCTTTCACTGGGATTTTCCGCAGTCGCTTGAGGACGAGTATGGAGGTTTCTTGAGTTCCAAAGTCGT GACCGATTTCCGAGACTACGCAGACATATGTTTTAGAGAATTTGGAGATAGGGTGAAGCACTGGATCACCTTGAATGAGCCGTGGATGTATAGCGTTGGTGCGTATGCGTGGGGCACCTACGCTCCCGGGCGCTGCTCTTCTTGGGAAAGTGGTAATTGCAGCGTTGGGAATTCTGCAACGGAACCGTACATTGTGGCACACCATCTGCTTCTTGCACATGCAGCCGCTGTAAGACACTACAGGGACAAGTATCAG GAATTTCAAAAGGGCATTATAGGAATAATCAATATCGCCCACTGGTATGTGCCCGTGTCCACATCTAATTCCGACTATGTTGCTGCCCAACGAGCTATAGACTTTATGATTGGATG GTTTATGGATCCTTTAACCTATGGTGAATATCCACCCATCATGAGATCTTACGTGGAAAATCGGCTACCAAAATTCACAAAAGAGCAATCTGATATGTTGAGAGGATCCTTCGATTTCATGGGCCTAAATTACTATACTTCAAACTACGCAGCTCAGGTTTCTCTTTCTGATACCATCCGAGTAAGCTACGCAACTGATTCACATGTTAATGTCACAG TGGAGCGAAATGGGATCCCCATTGGCCCTCAG GCTGCTTCAACATGGCTGTATGTGTACCCACAGGGAATCCGAGATATGTTGGTCTACCTAAAGAAGAGATACAACAACCCCGTTATTTATGTTTCTGAGAACG GAGTAGATGAGTTCAACAACGATTCCTTGTCACTGGAGGAAGCGTTGCAGGACAACATGAGGATCGACTATTACCATCGCCATCTTTTATTTGTTCAAAGTGCCATCAG ggatggtgtggatgtgaggGGCTACTTTGCATGGTCATTGTTGGACAACTTTGAATGGGCAGATGGCTTCACCGTTAGATTTGGGCTTAATTATGTAGATTATAAAGATGGTCTGAAGAGATACCCAAAGCAATCCGCCCTTTGGTTCCAGCAGTTTCTTAGAGGGTGTGAAGGTAGAGAGAATTCCATCTCCTCCGCATGA
- the LOC131222649 gene encoding beta-glucosidase 30-like — translation MTHGGGLFLFVLFVLLGSLSRAGGAPGREDRRPINGSSFPPGFIFGTASSAYQWSEMGSPSGLRLLQHGCMCTHEESEVYWSTSRKDTNNNPIIYITENEVFVSVYITARVDEFNNGSLSLEEALQDDMRIDYYHAHLLFAQTAIRDGVDVRGYFAWSLLDNFEWADGFTVRFGLNYVDYKDGLKRYPKQSALWFQQFLRGCEGRENSISST, via the exons ATGACGCATGGAGGAGGGCTTTTCCTGTTCGTACTCTTCGTTCTGCTGGGCTCCTTGTCACGTGCTGGAGGTGCCCCAGGACGTGAGGACCGACGTCCGATAAACGGGAGCTCCTTCCCGCCGGGCTTCATTTTCGGGACTGCGTCTTCAGCTTATCAG TGGAGCGAAATGGGATCCCCATCGGGCCTCAG GCTGCTTCAACATGGCTGCATGTGTACCCACGAGGAATCCGAGGTGTATTGGTCTACCTCAAGGAAAGATACAAACAACAACCCCATTATTTACATTACCGAGAATG AAGTATTTGTGTCCGTTTATATCACTGCCAGAGTTGATGAGTTCAACAACGGTTCCTTGTCATTGGAGGAAGCGCTGCAAGACGACATGAGGATCGACTACTATCATGCCCATCTTTTATTTGCTCAAACTGCCATAAG ggatggtgtggatgtgaggGGCTACTTTGCTTGGTCATTGTTGGACAACTTTGAATGGGCAGATGGTTTCACCGTTAGATTTGGCCTTAATTACGTGGATTATAAAGATGGTCTGAAGAGATACCCAAAGCAATCCGCCCTTTGGTTTCAGCAGTTTCTTAGAGGGTGTGAAGGTAGAGAGAATTCCATCTCCTCCACATGA